The Microlunatus antarcticus genome window below encodes:
- a CDS encoding primosomal protein N' family DNA-binding protein: MPAPDPAPETPPALPVARVAVDVPLAHLDRLFDYRVTADQDEAAVAGSRVRVRFAGRLRDGFVLERVAVSDTDRTLAPLHKVVSAEPVLTPAGAALVRGVADHYAGTFADVVRLAVPPRHAASEKAAALKPDADEPPWPEPVPGPLGAYRDGAAYATALRAGRSPRALWQVTPSAAPEADWAAGFAEAARACVEGGRSAVLLAPDQRDVARLEAACVAVLGRARVVALVAETGPAARYRAFLAALHGRARVVVGNRAAAYAPVRDLGLVALWDDGDDLWAEPRAPYPHTREVLAVRAAQSGAAALFASYARTAELQAYLERGWLRPIAQDRVAVRHAAPRVRVNGDDDRALARDPAARAARLPHEVFELVRAALPAGPVLVQVPRAGGRLALVCQDCREPVRCRFCQGPTTLGSGLGHEQLTCRWCGRPQVDWECPICGGRHVRSPVVGASRTAAELGRAFPGVVVLQSNGEARLEDLPATGAIVVTTPGAEPPAQGGYAAAILLDTALLLLRPDLRASEEALRRWFAVVALVRGGADGGSVLAVGDSTGRALQALVRVDPAGFAVRELADRADAHFPPAAKVVTIDGSAPVLQEYVGLVHTPTGTETLGPVPLPAREQLPGSDGEPLLRLTLRAPVREGNALVRAAKEVAGVRSARKSEGAVRVRVDPITLG, translated from the coding sequence GTGCCCGCGCCCGACCCAGCCCCCGAGACGCCACCGGCGCTGCCGGTGGCGCGGGTCGCGGTCGACGTGCCGCTGGCCCACCTCGACCGGCTCTTCGACTACCGCGTCACCGCCGATCAGGACGAGGCAGCGGTCGCCGGGTCCCGGGTCCGGGTGCGCTTCGCCGGACGCCTGCGCGACGGGTTCGTGCTCGAGCGGGTCGCCGTCTCCGACACCGACCGGACGCTCGCCCCGCTGCACAAGGTCGTGTCCGCCGAGCCCGTCCTCACCCCGGCGGGCGCCGCACTCGTCCGCGGGGTGGCGGACCACTACGCGGGGACGTTCGCCGACGTCGTCCGGCTGGCGGTCCCGCCCCGGCACGCCGCGTCGGAGAAGGCGGCGGCGCTCAAGCCCGACGCCGACGAGCCGCCCTGGCCCGAGCCCGTACCCGGACCGCTGGGGGCCTACCGCGACGGGGCGGCGTACGCGACCGCGCTGCGGGCTGGACGCTCGCCGCGGGCGCTGTGGCAGGTCACCCCGAGCGCGGCGCCCGAGGCCGACTGGGCCGCGGGCTTCGCCGAGGCCGCCCGGGCCTGCGTCGAGGGTGGCCGCAGCGCGGTGCTGCTCGCGCCCGACCAGCGCGACGTCGCCCGGCTCGAGGCCGCCTGCGTCGCGGTGCTCGGACGGGCTCGGGTGGTGGCGCTGGTCGCGGAGACCGGTCCGGCCGCCCGGTACCGCGCGTTCCTGGCCGCCCTGCACGGCCGGGCCCGCGTCGTGGTGGGCAACCGCGCCGCGGCGTACGCCCCGGTCCGCGACCTCGGCCTCGTCGCGCTGTGGGACGACGGCGACGACCTGTGGGCCGAGCCCCGCGCGCCCTACCCCCACACCCGCGAGGTGCTGGCGGTCCGGGCGGCGCAGAGCGGTGCGGCGGCGCTCTTCGCCTCGTACGCGCGCACGGCCGAGCTCCAGGCCTACCTCGAGCGGGGGTGGTTACGCCCGATCGCGCAGGACCGGGTCGCCGTGCGCCACGCCGCGCCGCGGGTGCGGGTGAACGGGGACGACGACCGCGCGCTGGCCCGCGACCCCGCGGCCCGGGCCGCCCGGCTGCCGCACGAGGTCTTCGAGCTGGTCCGGGCCGCGCTGCCCGCCGGACCCGTCCTGGTCCAGGTGCCGCGGGCCGGCGGGCGGCTGGCGCTGGTCTGCCAGGACTGCCGCGAGCCCGTGCGCTGCCGCTTCTGCCAGGGCCCGACCACGCTCGGCTCCGGGCTGGGCCACGAGCAGCTGACGTGCCGCTGGTGCGGGCGGCCCCAGGTCGACTGGGAGTGCCCGATCTGCGGCGGGCGGCACGTGCGCTCGCCCGTCGTCGGCGCCTCCCGCACGGCGGCCGAGCTCGGCCGGGCCTTCCCCGGCGTCGTCGTGCTGCAGTCCAACGGCGAGGCGCGCCTCGAGGACTTGCCCGCCACCGGGGCCATCGTCGTCACCACGCCGGGTGCCGAGCCCCCCGCGCAGGGCGGCTACGCCGCGGCGATCCTGCTCGACACGGCGCTGCTGCTCCTGCGGCCCGACCTGCGGGCGTCGGAGGAGGCGCTGCGGCGCTGGTTCGCCGTCGTCGCGCTGGTCCGCGGCGGCGCCGACGGCGGGTCCGTCTTGGCCGTGGGGGACAGCACCGGCCGCGCGCTGCAGGCGCTCGTCCGGGTCGACCCGGCCGGGTTCGCGGTCCGCGAGCTCGCCGACCGCGCCGACGCGCACTTCCCGCCGGCGGCGAAGGTCGTGACCATCGACGGGTCGGCGCCGGTGCTGCAGGAGTACGTCGGCCTCGTCCACACCCCGACCGGCACCGAGACGCTCGGCCCGGTCCCGCTCCCGGCGCGCGAGCAGCTGCCCGGCAGCGACGGCGAACCGCTGCTCCGCCTCACCCTCCGCGCCCCCGTCCGCGAGGGGAACGCGCTCGTCCGTGCGGCCAAGGAGGTCGCCGGCGTCCGCAGCGCGCGCAAGAGCGAGGGCGCCGTCCGCGTCCGCGTCGACCCGATCACGCTGGGCTAG
- a CDS encoding threonine/serine exporter family protein, with amino-acid sequence MDERAAQEVRTLLVHLGTAMVATGQPINEVEDELAEVALALGHPDAQIAAGPTGVTLALASGAPATYEGVTGSLRLDQSAQVRGIRRDLLRGGVDGPTALGLLLALRSQPPRYPVWLANLGWVSTAVGIALILQPGWRNVALAGVASVVVVGLFRLAQRFRLLSTLLPVVAAFVVACLVFAAADLGLVEGPLRTLLPPLAVLLPGALIVTAMSELAAGDMIAGSSRLTFGLVQVLLFTLGVVSASRLFDLPAEALRNVRVAELGWWAAPVGLVLICLGIGLLESPPVRLLPWILLVLVLAFGAQALGQHYSGPVLGSFLGAVAASTGSYLVEAFVPDLPRLVVFLPSFWLLVPGSLGVLSATQLALDPGGATATVVGVVTVVSALALGLLVGTAIAQSARGALRRARRRRPHGQLQLDHREPVDTSDTSH; translated from the coding sequence GTGGACGAGCGGGCGGCGCAGGAGGTCCGGACGCTGCTCGTGCACCTCGGCACGGCGATGGTGGCGACCGGCCAGCCGATCAACGAGGTCGAGGACGAGCTGGCCGAGGTCGCCCTCGCGCTCGGCCACCCCGACGCCCAGATCGCGGCCGGGCCCACCGGCGTCACGCTCGCGCTGGCGAGCGGTGCACCCGCCACGTACGAGGGCGTCACCGGTTCGCTCCGCCTGGACCAGTCGGCCCAGGTCCGTGGGATCCGGCGCGACCTGCTGCGCGGCGGGGTGGACGGTCCGACCGCGCTCGGGCTCCTGCTCGCGCTGCGGAGCCAGCCGCCGCGCTACCCCGTCTGGCTGGCGAACCTGGGCTGGGTGTCCACCGCCGTCGGCATCGCCCTGATCCTTCAGCCCGGCTGGCGGAACGTGGCCCTCGCGGGCGTCGCCTCGGTCGTGGTCGTCGGGCTCTTCCGCCTGGCGCAGCGCTTCCGGCTGCTGTCGACCCTGCTGCCGGTGGTGGCCGCGTTCGTCGTGGCCTGCCTCGTCTTCGCCGCCGCGGACCTCGGCCTCGTCGAGGGACCGCTGCGGACGCTGCTGCCCCCGCTGGCGGTCCTGCTGCCCGGCGCCCTGATCGTCACGGCGATGTCCGAGCTGGCCGCCGGGGACATGATCGCCGGTTCGTCGCGCCTCACCTTCGGCCTCGTCCAGGTGCTGCTCTTCACCCTCGGCGTCGTCAGCGCGAGCCGGCTCTTCGACCTGCCGGCCGAGGCCCTGCGGAACGTCCGCGTCGCCGAGCTGGGCTGGTGGGCCGCGCCCGTCGGGCTCGTCCTGATCTGCCTCGGCATCGGCCTGCTGGAGTCGCCGCCCGTACGCCTGCTGCCCTGGATCCTGCTGGTCCTCGTGCTCGCCTTCGGCGCCCAGGCGCTCGGCCAGCACTACTCCGGGCCCGTGCTCGGGAGCTTCCTCGGGGCGGTCGCCGCCAGCACCGGGTCGTACCTCGTGGAGGCCTTCGTGCCGGACCTCCCCCGGCTCGTCGTCTTCCTGCCGTCCTTCTGGCTCCTCGTGCCCGGCAGCCTCGGTGTGCTGTCGGCCACGCAGCTCGCCCTCGACCCGGGCGGCGCGACCGCGACCGTCGTCGGCGTGGTCACCGTCGTCAGCGCCCTCGCCCTCGGCCTGCTCGTCGGCACGGCGATCGCCCAGTCGGCCCGTGGCGCGCTCCGGCGGGCCCGGCGCCGGCGGCCGCACGGGCAGCTCCAGCTCGACCACCGCGAGCCCGTCGACACCTCCGACACGAGCCACTAG
- a CDS encoding HAD family hydrolase, giving the protein MIVGFDYWNVLSHYPRQVAHLMAIHEAAGDEVHVISAIGRGRIGTVEAEVREVTDVPVVHEVVFSHTRESPELKLAKCVELGIEIFYDDREDVCRLLSENGILALRVPRGGQAGDEAAERV; this is encoded by the coding sequence GTGATCGTCGGCTTCGACTACTGGAACGTCCTCAGCCACTACCCGCGGCAGGTCGCGCACCTGATGGCGATCCACGAGGCGGCGGGCGACGAGGTGCACGTGATCTCGGCGATCGGCCGGGGCCGGATCGGCACCGTCGAGGCAGAGGTCCGCGAGGTCACCGACGTACCGGTCGTGCACGAGGTCGTCTTCTCCCACACCCGCGAGTCGCCCGAGCTCAAGCTCGCGAAGTGCGTCGAGCTCGGCATCGAGATCTTCTACGACGACCGCGAGGACGTGTGCCGCCTGCTGTCGGAGAACGGCATCCTCGCGCTCCGCGTCCCGCGCGGCGGCCAGGCCGGCGACGAGGCGGCCGAGCGGGTCTGA
- the metK gene encoding methionine adenosyltransferase — protein MTGRLFTSESVTEGHPDKIADQISDSVLDAILAEDPHGRIAVETLVTTGLVVVAGEVTTNAYVEIPSIVRSRILEIGYDSSTKGFDGASCGVQVAIGQQSPDIAGGVDSSLEARSGQSVDLLDAQGAGDQGLMFGYASDETPNLMPLPIDLAHRLAEQLSAVRKDGRIPYLRPDGKTQVTVEYDGDRPVRVDTVVLSSQHAADIDLDALLTPDVRKHVVDPVLERFEIDSRGYRLLVNPTGRFEVGGPMGDAGLTGRKIIVDTYGGMARHGGGAFSGKDPSKVDRSAAYAMRWVAKNVVAAGLAHRCEVQVAYAIGRAHPVGFYVETFGTEEVPVAQIQDAVLSVFDLRPAAIIADLDLLRPVYAPTAAYGHFGRDLPGMTWERTDRADALAAAVRG, from the coding sequence GTGACCGGCCGACTCTTCACCTCGGAGTCCGTGACCGAGGGCCACCCGGACAAGATCGCCGACCAGATCAGCGACTCCGTCCTCGACGCCATCCTCGCGGAGGACCCCCACGGCCGGATCGCGGTCGAGACGCTCGTGACCACCGGGCTCGTCGTCGTGGCGGGCGAGGTGACCACGAACGCGTACGTGGAGATCCCCTCGATCGTGCGGTCCCGCATCCTCGAGATCGGCTACGACTCCTCGACCAAGGGCTTCGACGGCGCCTCGTGCGGCGTCCAGGTCGCGATCGGGCAGCAGTCGCCCGACATCGCAGGGGGCGTGGACTCGTCCCTCGAGGCCCGGTCGGGTCAGTCGGTCGACCTGCTCGACGCGCAGGGGGCCGGCGACCAGGGCCTGATGTTCGGGTACGCGTCCGACGAGACGCCCAACCTGATGCCGCTGCCGATCGACCTGGCCCACCGCCTCGCCGAGCAGCTCTCGGCCGTGCGCAAGGACGGCCGCATCCCGTACCTGCGCCCCGACGGCAAGACCCAGGTGACCGTCGAGTACGACGGCGACCGACCGGTCCGCGTCGACACCGTCGTCCTGTCCAGCCAGCACGCGGCCGACATCGACCTCGACGCCCTGCTCACCCCCGACGTGCGCAAGCACGTCGTCGACCCCGTGCTCGAGCGCTTCGAGATCGACAGCCGCGGCTACCGCCTGCTCGTCAACCCCACCGGGCGGTTCGAGGTGGGCGGGCCGATGGGCGACGCAGGCCTCACCGGCCGCAAGATCATCGTCGACACGTACGGCGGCATGGCCCGCCACGGCGGAGGCGCGTTCTCGGGCAAGGACCCGTCGAAGGTCGACCGTTCCGCGGCGTACGCGATGCGCTGGGTGGCCAAGAACGTTGTCGCCGCCGGCCTCGCCCACCGCTGCGAGGTGCAGGTCGCGTACGCGATCGGGCGCGCGCACCCGGTCGGCTTCTACGTCGAGACGTTCGGCACCGAGGAGGTCCCGGTGGCGCAGATCCAGGATGCGGTGCTCTCGGTCTTCGACCTGCGGCCCGCCGCGATCATCGCCGACCTCGACCTGCTGCGCCCCGTCTACGCACCCACCGCGGCGTACGGGCACTTCGGCCGCGACCTCCCGGGCATGACCTGGGAGCGCACCGACCGCGCCGACGCCCTGGCCGCCGCCGTCCGCGGCTGA
- the coaBC gene encoding bifunctional phosphopantothenoylcysteine decarboxylase/phosphopantothenate--cysteine ligase CoaBC, whose amino-acid sequence MKVVLGVAGGIAAYKACELLRRLRDDGHDVTVVPTEAALTFVGRATWEALSGRPVSTEVWTDAYEVPHVRLGREADLVLVAPATADLLARAASGRADDLLTNVLLTATCPVVLAPAMHTEMWLHAATRANVATLRSRGTVVVDPAVGRLTGADSGPGRLPEPAEILAVARTVLAAPDLVPALAAQDLAGLRVAVSVGGTREHLDPVRFLGNSSSGRMGWALARAARLRGASVHAVVAHTEVDGPSGIEVERVGSTAELGAAMRRASRDADVVVMAAAPADFTPATASDVKIKKTGDAGTTLTLVQTPDVLRSLVEAREDPRQVVVGFAAETAADQAALVELGRGKLARKGCDLLVLNAVGRDLVFGSPDNEITLLACDGGATTVDGPYAGTKDVLAHRILDAAVAAPRRG is encoded by the coding sequence ATGAAGGTGGTCCTCGGGGTCGCGGGCGGCATCGCGGCCTACAAGGCCTGCGAGCTGCTCCGCCGGCTGCGCGACGACGGTCACGACGTGACCGTCGTCCCCACCGAGGCGGCGCTCACCTTCGTCGGCCGGGCGACCTGGGAGGCCCTCTCGGGCCGCCCGGTCAGCACAGAGGTCTGGACCGACGCGTACGAGGTCCCGCACGTCCGTCTCGGACGTGAGGCCGACCTCGTCCTCGTCGCCCCGGCGACCGCCGACCTGCTCGCCCGGGCCGCGTCCGGCCGGGCCGACGACCTGCTCACCAACGTCCTGCTCACCGCGACCTGCCCGGTCGTGCTGGCGCCGGCCATGCACACCGAGATGTGGCTGCACGCGGCCACCCGCGCGAACGTCGCCACGTTGCGCTCGCGCGGCACGGTCGTCGTCGACCCCGCCGTCGGTCGTCTGACCGGCGCCGACTCGGGTCCGGGCCGCCTGCCGGAGCCGGCCGAGATCCTGGCTGTCGCCCGCACGGTCCTCGCCGCCCCCGACCTCGTGCCCGCGCTCGCCGCGCAGGACCTCGCCGGCCTGCGCGTCGCGGTCAGCGTCGGTGGCACCCGCGAGCACCTCGACCCGGTGCGGTTCCTGGGCAACTCGTCGTCGGGGCGGATGGGCTGGGCCCTCGCCCGGGCCGCCCGCCTGCGCGGCGCCTCCGTGCACGCCGTGGTCGCGCACACCGAGGTCGACGGACCGTCGGGGATCGAGGTCGAGCGAGTCGGCAGCACCGCCGAGCTCGGCGCCGCGATGCGCCGGGCGTCCCGCGACGCCGACGTCGTCGTCATGGCGGCAGCACCCGCCGACTTCACTCCGGCCACGGCCAGCGACGTGAAGATCAAGAAGACCGGGGACGCCGGCACCACGCTCACCCTCGTGCAGACGCCCGACGTGCTGCGCAGCCTCGTCGAGGCGCGCGAGGACCCTCGCCAGGTCGTGGTCGGCTTCGCGGCCGAGACGGCGGCCGACCAGGCCGCCCTGGTGGAGCTGGGCCGGGGCAAGCTCGCCCGCAAGGGCTGCGACCTGCTCGTGCTCAACGCCGTCGGGCGCGACCTCGTCTTCGGCAGCCCGGACAACGAGATCACGCTGCTCGCCTGCGACGGGGGCGCGACCACCGTCGACGGCCCGTACGCCGGCACGAAGGACGTGCTGGCTCACCGGATCCTGGACGCGGCGGTTGCGGCACCCCGCCGTGGGTAA
- the rpoZ gene encoding DNA-directed RNA polymerase subunit omega, whose translation MPQNTSAAEGITNPPIDELLTQSDSKYRLVLFAAKRARQINAYYSQLGEGLLDHVGPLVETAVQEKPLSIALRELNEGKLRAIDIDPDAEAEPTATDPFASA comes from the coding sequence GTGCCCCAGAACACGTCAGCCGCCGAAGGCATCACCAACCCCCCGATCGACGAGCTCCTGACGCAGTCGGACAGCAAGTACCGCCTCGTCCTGTTCGCCGCCAAGCGTGCGCGTCAGATCAACGCCTACTACTCCCAGCTCGGCGAGGGCCTGCTCGACCACGTCGGTCCGCTGGTCGAGACCGCCGTCCAGGAGAAGCCGCTCTCGATCGCGCTGCGCGAGCTCAACGAGGGCAAGCTCCGCGCCATCGACATCGACCCGGACGCCGAGGCCGAGCCGACCGCGACCGACCCCTTCGCCTCCGCCTGA
- the gmk gene encoding guanylate kinase translates to MSRADLTVLSGPTAVGKGTVTAALAAQHPEIFVSVSATTRAPRPGEVDGKHYLFVSDAEFDRMVAQHLLLEWAVVHGTHRYGTPRAPVVAATEAGRPALLEIDLQGARQVRPSWPEARFVFLAPPSWEELQRRLVGRGTETAAQRERRLQTAQAEMDAVSEFDATVVNVSVEQAVADLVELIGL, encoded by the coding sequence GTGAGCCGCGCCGACCTGACCGTCCTGTCCGGCCCGACCGCCGTCGGCAAGGGCACGGTCACCGCGGCGCTCGCCGCGCAGCACCCCGAGATCTTCGTGTCCGTGTCGGCGACGACCCGGGCGCCGCGCCCCGGTGAGGTCGACGGGAAGCACTACCTCTTCGTCTCCGACGCCGAGTTCGACAGGATGGTCGCGCAGCACCTGCTGCTCGAGTGGGCGGTCGTGCACGGCACCCACCGCTACGGCACCCCGCGCGCGCCGGTCGTCGCGGCGACCGAGGCGGGCCGGCCGGCGCTGCTGGAGATCGACCTGCAGGGTGCCCGCCAGGTCCGGCCGTCGTGGCCCGAGGCCCGGTTCGTCTTCCTCGCCCCGCCCAGCTGGGAGGAGCTCCAGCGTCGTCTGGTCGGCCGCGGCACCGAGACGGCCGCCCAGCGCGAGCGGCGGCTGCAGACCGCCCAGGCCGAGATGGACGCGGTGTCGGAGTTCGACGCGACGGTGGTCAACGTGAGCGTCGAGCAGGCGGTCGCGGACTTGGTAGAGTTGATAGGTCTGTGA
- the mihF gene encoding integration host factor, actinobacterial type, with translation MSIPPLSDEQRQQARHAATEARRRRAEAKQALRTGEQTLAQVLAAAEQDDVIAHTKVVDVLKALPRVGAVRAAKVMERLEIAPNRRLRGLGKHQTAALVSEFARSDAPASTAVPPAAE, from the coding sequence GTGAGCATCCCCCCGCTGAGCGACGAGCAGCGCCAGCAGGCGCGGCACGCGGCCACCGAGGCCCGCCGCCGCCGAGCCGAGGCGAAGCAGGCGCTGCGTACCGGCGAGCAGACCCTCGCGCAGGTCCTCGCCGCCGCCGAGCAGGACGACGTCATCGCCCACACCAAGGTCGTCGACGTCCTGAAGGCTCTCCCGCGCGTGGGCGCCGTCCGCGCCGCCAAGGTCATGGAACGTCTCGAGATCGCGCCGAACCGCCGGCTCCGCGGGCTGGGCAAGCACCAGACGGCCGCCCTGGTCAGCGAGTTCGCCCGCTCCGACGCGCCCGCTTCAACAGCCGTCCCGCCGGCTGCCGAGTGA
- the pyrF gene encoding orotidine-5'-phosphate decarboxylase, translated as MRESYGVRLARVVAERGPLCVGIDPHPGVLRAWGLDADVAGLERCARGMVEALAGTVAVLKPQSAFFEAYGSAGVAVLERTLADVAQAGALSLLDVKRGDIGSTMDAYAAAYLTDGSPLAADAVTLSPYLGFGSLDGAITAAQAHGRGVYVLALTSNPEGRQVQHATASDGRSVGQVVVDEAARRNAGPGPGDVGVVVGATIGRTGTRFDALNGSILAPGLGAQGATAGDLTDVFGAALPLVLPTTSREVMGAGPDPDRLRDAAAAVVASVTGVLGPR; from the coding sequence ATGAGGGAGTCCTACGGGGTTCGGCTGGCCCGCGTCGTGGCCGAGCGCGGCCCGCTGTGCGTCGGCATCGACCCGCACCCGGGGGTGCTGCGCGCCTGGGGCCTGGACGCCGACGTCGCCGGCCTCGAGCGGTGCGCCCGCGGCATGGTCGAGGCCCTGGCCGGGACGGTCGCCGTGCTCAAGCCGCAGTCCGCGTTCTTCGAGGCGTACGGCTCGGCCGGCGTGGCCGTCCTCGAGCGCACGCTCGCCGACGTCGCGCAGGCCGGCGCCCTGTCCCTGCTGGACGTCAAGCGCGGCGACATCGGCTCGACCATGGACGCGTACGCCGCGGCCTACCTCACCGACGGCTCGCCGCTGGCGGCCGACGCCGTCACCCTGTCGCCGTACCTCGGCTTCGGCTCGCTCGACGGCGCGATCACCGCCGCGCAGGCCCACGGCCGGGGCGTCTACGTGCTCGCCCTGACCAGCAACCCCGAGGGTCGGCAGGTGCAGCACGCGACCGCGTCCGACGGCCGGAGCGTCGGGCAGGTCGTCGTCGACGAGGCCGCCCGTCGCAACGCCGGCCCGGGACCGGGCGACGTGGGTGTCGTCGTCGGCGCGACCATCGGGCGTACGGGCACCCGCTTCGATGCGCTGAACGGCTCGATCCTCGCGCCCGGGCTGGGTGCGCAGGGCGCGACGGCCGGCGACCTGACGGACGTCTTCGGCGCCGCGCTGCCCCTCGTGCTGCCCACGACGAGCCGTGAGGTGATGGGGGCCGGACCCGACCCGGACCGGCTGCGCGACGCGGCCGCCGCCGTGGTGGCGTCGGTCACCGGCGTGCTCGGCCCGCGTTGA
- a CDS encoding quinone-dependent dihydroorotate dehydrogenase yields MRGAALGPGYERVLRPVMFRAYAGDPERVHHTTLRSLEVLERRPAALAALRLLTRGPRRPVEAFGLTFPGVVGLAAGMDKDGVAPHAWAALGFSHVELGTVTASAQPGNPRPRLFRLPASGGLVNRMGFNNAGAPALAARLEAAGVRRGAAAPGIPVGVSLGKTKTTALADAAQDYLTSFAAVAPHADYVAVNVSSPNTPGLRTLQEAGVLRDLVAALVAAARVQDPVRPVPVLVKVAPDLSFDALEDVLGVCLESGAAGLVATNTTLTREGLADSDRWRASEAGGLSGSPLTARAREVVAFLAGRTELPVIGVGGLRTADDARALLDAGSRLLQVYTGFVYRGPALLREIEEVHA; encoded by the coding sequence GTGCGCGGCGCGGCGCTCGGGCCGGGCTACGAGCGGGTGCTGCGGCCGGTGATGTTCCGCGCGTACGCGGGGGACCCCGAGCGCGTGCACCACACGACGCTGCGCTCGCTCGAGGTGCTGGAGCGCCGCCCGGCGGCGCTGGCGGCCCTGCGGCTACTGACTCGCGGTCCGCGGCGGCCGGTCGAGGCCTTCGGGCTGACCTTCCCCGGGGTCGTCGGGCTCGCGGCTGGCATGGACAAGGACGGGGTCGCCCCGCACGCCTGGGCCGCGCTCGGCTTCTCCCACGTGGAGCTCGGCACGGTGACCGCGTCCGCGCAGCCGGGCAACCCGCGCCCGCGGCTGTTCCGGCTGCCGGCCAGCGGGGGCCTGGTCAACCGGATGGGCTTCAACAACGCCGGGGCACCGGCCCTCGCCGCCCGGCTCGAGGCCGCCGGCGTCCGCCGGGGGGCAGCGGCGCCGGGCATCCCGGTCGGGGTGTCGCTCGGCAAGACCAAGACCACGGCGCTCGCCGACGCGGCGCAGGACTACCTCACCTCGTTCGCCGCCGTCGCCCCGCACGCCGACTACGTCGCGGTGAACGTCTCCAGCCCGAACACCCCCGGCCTGCGGACCCTCCAGGAGGCCGGGGTGCTGCGCGACCTCGTCGCGGCTCTCGTGGCGGCGGCCCGGGTGCAGGACCCGGTTCGGCCGGTCCCCGTGCTGGTCAAGGTGGCCCCGGACCTGTCCTTCGACGCCCTCGAGGACGTCCTGGGCGTCTGCCTCGAGAGCGGCGCCGCCGGCCTGGTCGCCACGAACACGACGCTCACCCGCGAGGGCCTGGCCGACTCGGACCGGTGGCGGGCGTCCGAGGCGGGCGGGCTGTCGGGGTCCCCGCTGACGGCCCGGGCCCGCGAGGTCGTCGCCTTCCTCGCCGGCCGGACCGAGCTCCCCGTGATCGGGGTCGGCGGCCTCCGGACGGCGGACGACGCCCGCGCGCTGCTCGACGCCGGCTCCCGGCTGCTGCAGGTCTACACGGGCTTCGTCTACCGCGGCCCGGCGCTGCTCCGCGAGATCGAGGAGGTCCACGCATGA